ATCGACGGAGTCAGATCGCACGGCGGATGTAAAACGGCCGGCGCTGCGATCTGACTCACCGATCGGAACTGCGCTTCTTCCAGTAGCTCACCCACCAAAGCAAGCCAATTTCGCGGCCAGAGGATATACCCACGCCCACTATGTCGTCGCGGGCTTCAGGCCGCGTTCGGTATCAAGAAAGAATTTCGGCCGAAATACCGAAAGCAGTAAACTTGCCGGCTATGCGAACTCTGGCAGTCGCGCTCATTTTAACTTCAGTGCTGACCTTCGCCGTGGCGACGGCGTTGATTCTCCTGGGCCAGCCAATTGTTCCAGGAATTCATACCGGCCCTGAAGGATTCTCACGAGCCTCATCGAACCTGGCACTAATCGCTATTGCATTGGGTGTGTGGTTTGGACCCAGTACCGATTCCGGCAACGAGGACGACGACTAAGAGGGCACATCAGAACATGCGAAACCCAATGCTCCCTTCAGTCGTGCTGTTCTATTCGGTCGTTGCGCTGGTGCTGGCGGTGACGCTCATCCTTTTACACGGATCTTCACTGTTGGGAACCGGAGCGCGGGGCTTATCGAACGCGTGCGAAAACCTCGTTCTGATCGTGATTGCGATGGGGGTCTGGGTAAAAAGAAAGTAGAAAGGTTGCAGGCTTCTGCATTTCACATTTGAACTGCAGAAACCTCCAATGATGCAACCTGAAATAGGTTTTAAACTGTTTTCAGTTCGCGGGATTTGCCTTCTTCGAGTCGTCCCACTGCCCGACAACCTTGCCGTCGGCAAACCTGGCTGCGATGAACTCGCCGGCCGGTGAGCCGTCTTTCATCGGATGCATCTTCATTGTGACTTTCGCGCCGGCGGGGAACGTCGATGGGCGATAGCCCTGGCGCCCCAGCGCGTTCGGGCTGCCCCATTCCAGGCTCCATTCCGTCTTCTGACCCTTGGCGTCTTCCACGATCACCTGGATCCAGGTATGGGGATTCTTGAACTGGAACTCTTTTACCGTACCGCTGATTTCTGCGACTTTGTCGCTGTCGAAACCTGCGCCCGAATGATGCGCCATTACCGGCTGGAGCGCAAAAACCATGCCGGCAAGGACCACAGCGGCCAAAAGCGGCAGATGAGCTGACTTCATGAGAAATATCCTCCTCAGGAGAAATCTTTATTTAAACGGTTTGCCGTCCGGACCCAGCGTCAGCGTCTTGCCGGTAACCGTATCGACCGGATTGCGATTGTTTTCGGCGCATCCGTAGTCGTACAGGCGGGTTCCTGCGGGCATCTTCCGGAATTGCTTGGTGACGGCCCATGGCTTTGTCAAAGCCTTCGGATCTTCAATCGTCATCTGAATTTCAAGGGTGTCCGGGGCGGTCTTGTGGATTCGCGTTGTCGCGTGAGCTTTGTCGCTGAGAACCAGACCGGTCCGGTCCAGAATGCTGTCGCCGTCGCGATTGCCTTTGATCGCGATGGTGGTAAACACGAGCGCATCGCCTTCCCAGTGCCCCACGGAATCTCCGCTGTAGGTTTCCCACTGATCCTCAAGGTGCTTTCGTCCATCGGTATAAATCCGAAAGACGTTGGGGCCGTTTTCCGCCAGAATCCAGGATTCTTCCGGCCGAATTACGAATTCATAAGGATCCGGAAGATTGAACATTCGAGGGTAACCCGCGGGCACGCCGCAGTTGGTGAAGACGTCCGGCAGCGATCCTTTGTCGCGCAGCGCGAGGCTCTTCTCATACATGGCTTCCCACTCCGCATTGTAGGGAGGGTGCTCCCGGACGCCGGGAGTGATCGACCCGCCCTGACCCGTCTGGGTGGCGCGGTCGAAAACAGTACCGCCCGTCATGGACCAGGCGCCGCTCCAATCCGGCAGCTTGTCGTAGGGGGTCATCGCTCCCTGCCCGTAACTCGAGCCTGCCATCAGCAGACAAGCGATGATCATTGATGCGATTCGCTTATTCATGACACCATTCGTTCCTTGATGCAATTTTCCATCAACTTATATAACGTTTCCTGCGGCAAATGAAACGTTTTGGAGGTTCGTTGAAACGGAACGTCGTATTTACTTCAATCTGTCCGGGTTGCAATGCCCGCCTTAGAATCGAATTCATAACTGAACCCGTCCGTACCGGAGCCATGTGGACTGTGGACTGCCCAGTCTGCGGGACGAGCAAGATGGTCGGCAGTGAACCAGTCGGGATCGCCTACCAGAAGGATGGAAACTGGGTTGAATCGCAGCCCCATACCAATTACTCAGCAAACCGGTAAAACATTGGCATTTTCTGACCCGGTTGATTTTTGCATGACCCCAAGTTCTGATATTTGAGTCCACAATCCTGAAGCTTGGAGAGTGCCCATGAAGAGATTCGTATCGGGTTTGATTCTGGGAGTTTTCCTGAGTGCAAGCGTTATCACTCTAACTGCCCAAAACGAGAAAGCCATGCACCCGCGGCTCGCCAAGGCCATCGCGGCCTTGAAAGATGCGAGGGCGTACTTGCAAAGCGCCCCTCACGATTTCGGCGGACATAAAGCAGACGCCATCCGGGCGACGGACGAAGCGATCAAGCAGCTGAATTTTGCGCTCGCTTATCGGGGAAAAGAAGACAGACGCTAAGCCGGCTTATTTCGGACAGGCGGCGCTTAGATGAAGGTCCAGCTCCTGCCGCGTACCGAGCGGCATGATGTCTGAGCGCCGTTCCCGCACGAGATCACAGATCTGATTCAGCCCGCCGTCCGAAAGGACGGCACCCACCCATTGCGGCGGACCATCGCTCGTCAGTTTTACGATACTGACGGGACCGCCGACCGTGACATCGGTTTGCGCGGACGCCTCGATTGCCGCTTTCAACGCGGCCACTCCTTCATCCATCGTGGCCTTGCGGTTCAAGCTGGTCAGGGTCTCGCGAAGCAGCGGCGAAGGCTTGCTCGCAAAATAACCCGAATTGGAGCAGCCCTGGTCCGCGATGGGAGATTTGGCGCAAATCATCGGCTTCCCATCCAGAAAACCTGCGGAAATCATCGCAATACCGGTGCTATTGGTAAAAGGCACGTACAGCAGGAAGCCGAACAAAATCTCGTTGACCGGCCGCGCCAGCAGAAATCGATTCCGGTTGACGAATGAACTGAACAGTTCGCCATCCAGGCTGCTCATTCCGGAAAGCGCCACGGCCGCGCCGCGATCGACGTAGATTTTCGGCATTCCATCCACAAATGCGAACGCTTCGCCCTGGCCCGTCATGAAGGTCGACCGGGAATCGGCCGCGACAACGATCCCATCCGAACAGACAATGGCTCCGATAAACGTCCCGCCATATTGGTAGACGGCGAGCAGCAACAGGAGCCGGGATAGCAGCATTCGGAGCTATTGTAGTCCGCCGTAAGTAACTCAGATAAGAATATTGGACCATTGCATCATTGCAAGTGGTACGTCGAGATGATGCAATTTACATTAGTTCGGGGCGGAGGTCACCGGTCCCTGGAATCCCGTCGCGTCGGCAAGCTGTTTCAACGTCATGACCTCTTCAATTTTCTTACCGTTAATCACCCAGGTCGGATAGCTTTTGATTCCCATGGACTGGCACTCGGAAGCTTGAGGAGCATTCTGTCCGTTCGGACTGCACTCCACATAAGGAAGCCGGCCAACGGACGCGCCAAAAAACGATTTCTGCTGCTGGCAATGCGGACACCAGTATGCGCCGTACATTTTCGCGCCACTCTGAGCCAGGTGAACCGCGAGCGCCCGGGTTTGAAGATCTTCCGCCTTCGGCGCATCACCCAGAACTCCGATGTAATTGAGGTGAAGAATGATAATAAGCGCGGCCGCAACCGGCGCGGTTTTGGCCAGCCAGCCGCCCCAATTGAAATTCGGCAGCGAGCTGGGGCGTTGATAGGTGACGAGAGCGAAGGTCACGATCATCAGCGTCAGGGACGACAGGCAATAGGGACATGCCGCGTGCAGCATTGTCAACGACACCGTTGTGAGATAAGCGCTGTATACCAGGCCGAAAAACGCGACGCCCCAGGCAGCCCACCAATGCCGGTCCGCTCTTTTGATGAACGCAATCGCAGCCAGACTGGCATATGCCAGGAAACCCCACGCCGAAGTGGGAAAACCGAGCAGCGTTGCCCATTGGCTGGATAACACGATGTCGCAACTGCTGCCGACCGTGCAGCCTTTGACGGAATTGCCCGTCCAGTGCGTCCAGGTGAGATAGCTCGTCAAAAGCATCCCGATAACGCTCAATGCCAGCAGGGGCCAGTTGGGCGACGTCCGCGTCAGCGGCCGTCCGGCGGCCGGCATCCTTACAATTTCCCGTTCTCGTCTCGACTTGGCTTTCTTTCCCATAACCGCTACACGCTACCGCAGCAGGGGCATTGGATCAAGCCCAAGTATGTTATTGACACAAACCGACATTTTCTCTACCGTGTAGGGCAAATGCCTCAGATCGACTCACTCGGACATTTTGAGCAGATGGTTCTCAGCGCGATCGTGGCGCTCGGGGACAAGGCATACGGCGTCACGATTCACGAAAAAGTCGAGGAGCTTTCAGGGGATAAACCGGTCTCCGCCGGCGCCGTCTACATCACGCTCGACCGGCTTGAAGACAAAGGTCACATTCGCTCCTGGCTTGCGGATCCGACCCCGGAGCGCGGTGGACGGCGAAAGCGGTACTACCAACTGCAGGCGGCGGGCGCGCGCGCTCTCGAGGAGTCTTTGCGGACTGCCTTGCGCATGATCAACGCGGTTGAAGAATCGTGGGGCGGCATGCAGATGCCGGGACGCAAACGATGGAAACCCATCCGCCAAAGTTAATCGAGGCTCTGGTCGAGAGACTCGTCCCGCCGGCCTGCCGTGAAAATGTGATGGGCGACTGGGATGAGAAGTACACGTCGCCGGCGGGTTACATCCTTCGTGTTGTATCGGACTTGCCGTTCGTCGTCGCCAGCCAGATTCGCCGGACATTCCACGCGGCACTGTTCTTCAGCCAGGCCGCGGCGCTTTATATCGCGTTTGCGGGATCATCTCTCCTGGTGCCCAGGTATCTGTACGATGATTCCCGCCTGCTGCCGCTCACAATCGTCATCGGTGCCGTGTTATTCGCCCTCGTTTGCCGGGACGCCTATGCCAACCGCGAAGAGCATCCCGATGATAGAGCCCGGCGGGATCCCGTTTTTGCGATCGGAACCGGGCTCATCTGCGAACTTTTGCTTTTTGTCCTCGGCGGCTCAAGTTTGGTGCTGCCTTTCTGGATTTTGATTGCCGGCAGCGCCGCCGGACTGCTCATGGTCTACATGCTGCGGCGATTCATTCATTCTTCGCCGCAGGACTCGCCGGCCACCGCGGGCGGACCCCAAACATCTCTGGACGAGCATCGGAAGGCATGGCGGTGGAATCTTCTCTGGTTGATCGCGGGCTTGTTGATTATCTTCACACTTCCCAGCATCGGAAATAACAACGGTGGCAGCGTTCTGGATGCAGTATTCCTGGTGATTGTCGTTTTTCACCTTTTCCGTAGAAATAAAGATGGTTTCACCGGAGCCTCTCAGGAATATTCAGTTCTTTCCATCGCCGACGATCCCTACATCAACCAGCTCAAGCGAAAGCGCGATGGACTGGAGTTCTGGGCGGGTGCGTTCGCACGAGGCGGCGGCGGCATTTTGATTCTGGCGATCATCGGCTTTCATTTTGTCCCATTGGTTGCGGGACGGATTGGCGGTCTGCCGTTGCCGGCAAATGTGAGCGGAACGCACATTTCGCTCAGCCTGATTGCGTTTGGGATCCTGACCGCATCCTGGATATTCGTCAGATCGAGGAACCTGCGCGCGGCCCGGGCGATCCAGGACGAATTGGACCGGCTGAATACCAAAGACAAAAACCAGTGACCAACAGCGGAAAACGTCCGGCCATCCACGTCGAAGGACTGCGGTTTCGTTACGATGGCGCGGAAGTACTGCATGGAATTTCATTCGACATCCTCGCCGGCGAAGTCACCGGCCTCCTCGGCCCCAACGGCGCAGGCAAATCCACAACACTCAAGATCCTGACCGGAATTCTGAAGGCGCCCGAGGGTATCGCGGAGGTTGAAGGCTACAAGCTGCCTCAGGAAGCTTTCGAGGTAAAGAAACGGATAGGGTATGTGCCGGAATCTTCGGAGCTGTATGAAAGTCTCAGCGCTGTGGAATTTCTCGAGTTGTGTGGGCGTCTGCATGAAGTCGAGGAAGGAATTCTGCAGGCGCGGCTTGGCGTTTTTATGGAGACGTTCGGGCTCTCGCGTCAGAAACGAAACCGGCTTGGTTCTTATTCAAAGGGTATGCGGCAAAAGGTCCTCATTTCGGCCGCCCTGTTGCACGATCCTTCAGTTCTGATTCTGGACGAGCCGCTGACCGGACTGGACGTTGAAAGCGTCATGCTGACAAAGAGCCTGCTCACGGCGCTTGCGGCAAACGGAAAGTCGGTGCTCTACAGCTCTCATGTGCTGGACGTCGTGGAACGGTTCTGCGCCCGGGTTCTGATTATTGATCAGGGAAAGCTGATCGCCGACGGTTCTCCGGAGGAGCTGAAAACCAGAACCAACGAAGCAAACCTTGAAGGCGTGTTTCGCGGCTTGACGCATGCGGTCGACGCTGAACCGCGCATCCGCAACATCATCGACATCCTGCACTCATGAATAAGCTTCTGGCGCACCCTTTCGTAAAGAGCTCTCTTCGCGCCGCCGGCATCGATCCCATCCAATTCGGAACATTGCTCAGCTTTTTTTCCAAGCTTCGCGACCGCGAGGAATTCGAACTGGGATCGGCTCGAATGGGAATAGCGATCATCATCGGATTCTTCACGGCATTCAGCGCGTTGATCAATTTAATCGTGGTCGCGGTAGGAAAAGCATCGATCGTGCAGTTGGTCTGGGGGAATTATCTTTTCACGGCCTTTCTACTTCTGCCGGTACTCGCGACGGAAGCGATAAACACCTTTCTCAACCCCGTTGAAGCCGCGGCGCTTGCTCATCACCCGATTCGGGAAAAGTGTTATTTCACGGCGAAGCTGACCCATCTGCTTCTGACCACGGCATGTATTGTGTTTCCAATCAATCTCGTTCCCGCGGTGGCAGGTCTGAGCTTGAGAGGCGCCCGATGGTTTTATCCTCCGGTTTACCTGGCATCCGCATACGCTTTGGGAGTTTTTGTGGCGCTGACGGAATGCGGTGTTCTGGGGCTTCTGTTTCGAGTTATTCCGGCCGCGCGCGTGAGAAGTGTCGTTTTGTGGCTGCAGGTGGCTCTTTTCGCTTTGGTGATGGTCGGGCCGCAACTATTGCGGCTGGTACCAGCCACCACATTCAGCTCGAGTTCAGGTTATTCGTCGGCGATACCGCTCACATGGTTCGTGGCGCTTGCATCGTTCCGCAGTCCGGAAGCGGCAGCTCTGCAATGGCCGGCGATTCCATCGATGTTCCTCTTCGCGGTAATGGTGTATTTCGGAATCTCAGCCCTGACGCAGGGGTACTTGTCGAACGTCCATACGCTTCTTCGCAGCGGACCGGCAACAACACATAAACGGAGCGACTTTTTCGGAGGCATCATCCGGCGCCTCACAGGCAGGCCGTCCGGCCGTGCGGCGTTCGCTTTCACTTACCGCATGGCAGCAACAGATTGGCAATTTCGGCGAAGCGTCTATCCGATGTTGATTCAGTTTATGATCCTGCCGGTCGGGATACTGGTACGCGTGGGATTTCGGGCGTCTCCGTTTCAGCCCGGACCGCCGTCTTTTGCGCATTTTCTGCCCCACCTCGGCGGGCTGGCAGGCCTGCTCGTATGCAACATGATCACGTACTCCAACCAGCACCGCGGGGCGTGGATATTCCTGATGGCGCCTTTGAATGGGATTCGTTCCTTTGTCGAAGGGATCTTCTGGGCGTTGTGGCTTCCGCTGTTCGCCGTGACGATCATGGCCACTCCAGTACTTGCGTGGTATTGGGGCCCGGCCGACGCATTGTTGTTTGCCGGCTATAGCCTTGCCGTCGGGTCGTTCTACTTAAGCTGGGAGTTGTTCTTGATTGATGGTTTGCCTTTCGCAAATCCACCCAAGTTCGGAAAGGGCTCGATGATGGCGCCCCTGGTCATCGCGGCACTGATTGGCGCCATGATTCTTGTTCTGCTGCAATGGCTGTTTATATTTCAAAGCCGCTTCGTCACGGCAGGCGCGACGCTCG
This genomic interval from Terriglobia bacterium contains the following:
- a CDS encoding DUF6152 family protein codes for the protein MKSAHLPLLAAVVLAGMVFALQPVMAHHSGAGFDSDKVAEISGTVKEFQFKNPHTWIQVIVEDAKGQKTEWSLEWGSPNALGRQGYRPSTFPAGAKVTMKMHPMKDGSPAGEFIAARFADGKVVGQWDDSKKANPAN
- a CDS encoding vitamin K epoxide reductase family protein, which produces MPAAGRPLTRTSPNWPLLALSVIGMLLTSYLTWTHWTGNSVKGCTVGSSCDIVLSSQWATLLGFPTSAWGFLAYASLAAIAFIKRADRHWWAAWGVAFFGLVYSAYLTTVSLTMLHAACPYCLSSLTLMIVTFALVTYQRPSSLPNFNWGGWLAKTAPVAAALIIILHLNYIGVLGDAPKAEDLQTRALAVHLAQSGAKMYGAYWCPHCQQQKSFFGASVGRLPYVECSPNGQNAPQASECQSMGIKSYPTWVINGKKIEEVMTLKQLADATGFQGPVTSAPN
- a CDS encoding helix-turn-helix transcriptional regulator, with the translated sequence MPQIDSLGHFEQMVLSAIVALGDKAYGVTIHEKVEELSGDKPVSAGAVYITLDRLEDKGHIRSWLADPTPERGGRRKRYYQLQAAGARALEESLRTALRMINAVEESWGGMQMPGRKRWKPIRQS
- a CDS encoding ABC transporter ATP-binding protein; protein product: MTNSGKRPAIHVEGLRFRYDGAEVLHGISFDILAGEVTGLLGPNGAGKSTTLKILTGILKAPEGIAEVEGYKLPQEAFEVKKRIGYVPESSELYESLSAVEFLELCGRLHEVEEGILQARLGVFMETFGLSRQKRNRLGSYSKGMRQKVLISAALLHDPSVLILDEPLTGLDVESVMLTKSLLTALAANGKSVLYSSHVLDVVERFCARVLIIDQGKLIADGSPEELKTRTNEANLEGVFRGLTHAVDAEPRIRNIIDILHS